TCATCGTGCTCGCGCCGCACACGGTGCAGGAGACGCTGGACCTGGCGTACGAGGCGTTCGACCTGGCGGAGAAGTGGCGATGTCCGGTGCTGCTCCTTACGGACCAGCAGTTGGGCCAGATGATGGAGCCTGTCCGGCTGCCCCCGATGAGGGACACGCCGGCGGTCCAGGACCATCCGTGGGCCCTGACGGGGGCCGCTGGGGGGCGCGAGCGGCGGATCGTCAAGAGTTTCTACTGGCGGCCGGGGGAACTCGAGGAGTTCAACAAGCGCCTCCGCGAAAAGTATCTCCGCATGGAAAAAGAGTTGCCGCGATGGGAGGCCGACCAGGTGGACGACGCCGAGATCGTCCTCGTCGCCTACGGCACGAGCGCGCGGATCGCGCGCGACGCGGTTCATCACGCGCGGGCCGAGGGCGTGAAGGCGGGTCTGGTTCGGCCGATTACCTTGTGGCCGTTCCCCGCCGAGCCGCTCGTCGCCGCGGCGAAGCGCGGGGCGAGGTTCCTCGTCGTGGAGATGAGTTGGGGGCAGATGGTGGAGGACGTGAAGTTGGCCCTCTACGGGACGCCGCGGCCGGTGGACCTGTGCTGGAGGAGCGGCGGCGGCGTGCCGGGAGTGGCGGAGGTCATCGCACGCATTCGGGCTCTGGCTCGCGCGAAGTGATACGCGCGCGGAGGCTTTTGTTTTTCTCACCGAGTAACGAAGTAACGTAGTAACGGAGTGACGCAGGC
This Planctomycetota bacterium DNA region includes the following protein-coding sequences:
- the vorB gene encoding 3-methyl-2-oxobutanoate dehydrogenase subunit VorB; this translates as MPQTEEKVLITGNVAAAEGAVRGGCRFYFGYPITPQNDLPEYMSARMPEVDGVFIQAESELAAISLVHGAAAAGGRAMTSSSSPGISLKQEGLSYLAGSELPAFIVNVQRGGPGLGDVRCAQSDYFQATRGGGHGDYRLIVLAPHTVQETLDLAYEAFDLAEKWRCPVLLLTDQQLGQMMEPVRLPPMRDTPAVQDHPWALTGAAGGRERRIVKSFYWRPGELEEFNKRLREKYLRMEKELPRWEADQVDDAEIVLVAYGTSARIARDAVHHARAEGVKAGLVRPITLWPFPAEPLVAAAKRGARFLVVEMSWGQMVEDVKLALYGTPRPVDLCWRSGGGVPGVAEVIARIRALARAK